A stretch of DNA from Thermanaerosceptrum fracticalcis:
TTAAAGAAAAGATTAAAGACTCTCAGGCCATCGTTTTCTATATGGATGTGCGGACCCCCGGTAAAAATTATGAGGAATTCTACCAGAGAGCAGTAGACGAATATGGTGTCCAGTATGTCCGGGGACGCGTTTCTAAAATATACCAGAAAGGTGATAAGCTCATCGTGAAAGGTGAGGACACCCTTCTGGGTAAACAAGTGGAAGTGGAAGCAGATATGGTAGTCCTGGCTACAGCCATGGTAGCCCGCAGTGATGCCGGGGACCTGGCCCGCAAGGTCGGTTTCTCTTATGACCAGCATGATTTCTTTACCGAAGCCCATCCCAAATTGAGGCCTGTGGAAACTCATACGGCCGGGGTATACCTGGCTGGCGCCTGCCAGGGTCCCAAGGATATTCCCGATTCCGTATCCCAGGCCAGCGCTGCCGCTGCCAAAGTCTGCGGCTTGTTGAGCAAGAATGAGATGGCCACAGAACCTATTATTTCTGCCGTTAATGAAAGCATTTGTTCCGGCTGTGGTCTCTGTATTTCCATCTGTCCCTATAAAGCCATTGACCTGAAAACCATCACAGAGAGGGTACATGGTAAAATCCATGAACGTCAGGTAGCAACTGTGAATAACGGTCTCTGCCAGGGCTGTGGAGCCTGCACCGTAGCCTGTCGTTCAAGCGCCTTAAATCTCAGAGGCTTTACCAATGAACAAATCCTTGCGGAGGTGGATGCTTTATGTCTATAGAAGCTGTCAAAGCCGATAAAGCAGCTTCCCAGGAAAACTGGGAACCAAAGATCCTGGTTTTTGCCTGTAACTGGTGTACCTATGCTGGAGCTGACTTAGCCGGCTTAAGCAGGCTCCAGTATCCACCCAATGTGCGTATTTTACGGGTTCCCTGTTCCGGGCGGGTTAACCCCCAGTTCGTCATCCGTGCTTTCCAAAAAGGTATTGACGGGGTTCTGGTGGCAGGATGCCATCCCGGTGACTGTCATTATGCCACAGGCAATTACTTCACCCGCCGCCGTTATCTAGTCATGCAGCGCCTATTGGAATTTATGGGCATGGACCCGGCGCGTTTTCAGGCCCGCTGGATTTCAGGTTCGGAGGGACCCAAATTCCAGCAGGTTGTGACACAGCTAACCCAAGATATTAAGGCCCTGGGGCCGAACAGGAAGTTGAGGGATATGGAATGAACCAGCACACTGTAAAGATGCGTGAACTCGCCCGTGAACTTCTGTCCAGCGGTCAGGTGTCCCTGGTGCTAGGCTGGGAAAAAGGAAACCTGTGGTACAAATCACCCCCTGTTTTCATCTCGCGGGTGGAGGATGTGGAAAAGCTTATCTTTGATGAATTCTGTCATAACAACTTGGCCAAATACCTTATGGACCTGGTGCATCATTCCGGTAAAATTGCTGTCTTTGTCAAAGGCTGTGACAGCAGGGCCATCAACCGGCTGCTCCAAGACAACCAGATCAAACGGGAGAAGCTTTATATCGTTGGCGTTCCCTGCCCCGGCTTAAAAGACCCCGATGACGCCGTAGGCAAAAAACAGGGGGCCGAAGTTAAAAACTCGGCTAAATGTGCGACTTGTAGTTATCCCAATCCCGTAGTGTATGATGCTCTCCTATGGGAAACGGTACCTGTAAATACAACTAAAGCTCCCGTGGAGGAGTTAATCGCCAAACTGGATAGTATGACTCCCGATGAAAGATATGCTTACTGGACAGAACAATTCAGCCGCTGTATTCGCTGTTTTGCCTGCCGTAACGTCTGTCCTGCCTGCAACTGCCGGGAGTGCTGCTTCGACCAGGCCGAACCCGACTGGCTGGGCAAGGCCAATAACCTGTCGGAAAACCAGTTCATGCAGATGACACGGGCTATGCACGTGGCAGGGCGCTGTATCGAATGCGGCGAGTGTGAGCGGGTCTGTCCCATGAATATACCCCTTATGGCCATTAACAAGAAAGTGGCCCGGGATATCGCCGAGCTATTTGGTGAGTGTGCCGCCGGCTTAGACTTGGAGAAAAGACCACCTCTGGGACATTTCGACTTAAATGACCCTGAAAAGTTTATGTAGGAGGTGGAGCGAATGAAAACCATTGTAAAATCACGACTTGCTGAGTTGTTACAAACAATGGCCCAGGACTTCAGGGTTTTGGTGCCCGTTAAATCAGAGGCTATCAGCCAATTTGTACCATGGCAGGAAGGTTTGACGGTGAACCTGGAAGGGAATACGGTTTTGCCGCCCAAAGACATTTTCTTCCCCCAAACGGAGAAAATGTACAAATTCAAAGTTAAGGGGAGTTCCGTAGATATAGAGGAATTTGCAGAAGATGTACAGAAACAGGTTATCTTCGGTATACGTTCCTGTGATATGCAGAGCATCGATTGCCTTGATAAGGTATTTTTAACCAAAGGTTATGAAGACCAGTTTTACAAAACCAAGCGGGAGAAGACCCTGCTTGTTGCCTTATCCTGTACTAAGCCTCAGGATACCTGTTTTTGCGAATCTATGGGTTTAAATCCCCAGGAAGCTCCGGGAGCAGATGTCCAGGGCTATGATCTGGGGGATGCTTTAGGGTTTGTGGCCAAAACACCGGAGGGTGAGGAATTGCTGGCTAAGTACGGCAGCCTCTTTACAGAGGTTAATGCCGTTCCCCAAAAGGTAGAGGGCTTTAATCTCAAAGCTGATGTGGCAGGAATACCTGAGAAACTGGCTAAAATGTTCGACCATCCCATATGGGGTGAGGTAAGCCAAAAGTGTTTGGGCTGCGGGGCATGCGCTTATCTGTGCCCAACCTGTCATTGCTTTGATATTTCCGGAACTGTTAAAGGAGACCAGGGCTATAAGTTCCGCTGCTGGGACTGCTGTATGTTTTCCGAATATACCCGGATGGCAGGGGGACATAATCCCCGGCCCAGCAAAAAAGAACGGGTACGGAACAGGTTCTTGCACAAACTTTACTACTTTAAGGACCGCTATGGGCAGCTTTTATGTACGGGCTGTGGTCGCTGCATTGCCAAGTGCCCTGTAGGTATGGATATCACCGCCATTATTGAAAAAATAAAGGAGGCGGAGGTCTAAATGTCTGTTAGTACTGCTGATATCAAAAGAATCAACCCCCTGATTCCCATACGGGGCAAGATAACGAAAATTGTCCAGGAAACGCCTGATGTTAAAACCTTTCATATAACTACCCTGGACGGACAAAAACCCTTTACTCCGCTGCCCGGGCAACTGGCCATGTTTTCTATACCCCAGGTGGGTGAAGCCATGTTCTCCATCACTTCCCAAGGGCCTAATCATCTGGAAATGTCTATAAAAGAGGTGGGCCAGCTCACCAGGTTCCTCCATGAAGTGGAGGAGGGGCAGGAATGCGGTATCAGGGGTCCTTATGGCAACGGTTTTCCCATAGACTACTGCAGAGGAAAAGACCTGCTCTTTATTGGCGGCGGCATCGGTCTGGCGCCTGTCAGAAGCTTAATTAATTATTGTGTGGAAAACAGGAAGGATTTTGGAAAACTTATTGTCGTGTATGGGGCCCGTTCTTATGCCGATTTGGTTTTCAAAGAAGACCTCTTTGAAAACTGGCCCAAAGTGGAAAACATGGAAGTGTTCGTTACCATTGACAGGGCAGAAGAAGGATGGAACGGTCATGTAGGCTTTGTCCCTGCCTATGTGGAAGAATTGAACATCAGCCCCATGGTGACCATCACCTGTGGTCCACCCATCATGATCAAGTTTGTACTTCAGTCCCTGGCGAAAATGGGCTTCAACGACAAGGATGTGATCACCACCTTAGAGATGCGCATGAAATGCGGCATTGGTAAATGCGGCCGCTGCAATATTGGCAGCTGCTATGTCTGCCTGGATGGGCCGGTCTTTACCCTGGAACAATTAAAGCTCTTGCCGCCGGAATATTGATGTAAATGTAAAAACCTGCTGAGAAAATCAGCAGGTTTAATTATTCAGGTAAAAGGAGAAGGATAATGTACTGCCGAACTTATTTAATTAAACTATGTTAATAACAGGGGGGGTTACTATTTTCAATCTTCTGATAGAAGTTATGAAAAATTCGGCCCTTATTGCTATCGTCGCTTATTTGCTGATTCATACCAGATCCTTACGCCGCGCTTTGGAAGGAACGGCCAAAGGAAAAGATAAGCTGCTTTTGGCCATGGTCTTTAGCCTGTTATCAGTGGCGGGGAATTATCTTGGTATTCCCGTAATGGGAGGGGCCCTGGCCAATAACCGCATTGTAGCTCCCGTGGTTGGAGGATTATTGGTAGGACCGGAAGTAGGTATTGTGGCCGGTTTGATCGGCGGGATACACCGCCTGTTTTTAGGAGGCTTTACCGCTGAAGCCTGTGCAGTGGGTAACATTGCTGTGGGTATACTTGGGAGTTTGATTTATCTGAAACGGGGGCCTACGAAGATTAATGGCAAAGTGGCCCTGGTTACCGGCTTTATTGCAGAATTGATTGTAAAAGCAATAGTGCTCATAATGGTTAAGCCTTTTTCCAGTGCACTGGCTCTGGAAAAGATGATCGCCGTACCCACCATTTTGGCCAATACCCTGGGAATTGCCATTTTTGTGACCATGGTCCAGAGTGTACGTTTCGAACATTTGAAGGTTGGGGCATCATATGCTGAACAAGCCCTTAATATAGCCAGCCAAACCTTACCCATTCTGCGTCAGGGGCTGACTTCCCAAGCTGCTTTTAAGGTAGCAAGTCTGATTTTACAAGAAACAAAAGTAGCAGCAGTCGCCATTACAGACCGGGAGCATATCCTGGCTTTTGTGGGCAGTGGTTCGGAGCACCATAAGACAGGTTCTCCTATTCTTACCCCTGTAACTCATCAGGTGATAGGAACTGGCTTGACCCAGGTGGTTTTGGATAAAGAAACACTGGCTTGCCCCCATCCCGGGTGTTCCTTACACAGTGCTGTTATTGTGCCCCTTTATATCCGGGATGAGATCATAGGGTCTTTCTGTATGTTTAAAGCCAACGGGGAAGAGATATCCCCTGCCGAGCGTAAACTAGCCGAAGGAATCAGTAATCTTTTGAGTTTACAATTGGAAGTGGCCCAGCTCAATGAACAAAGCAAATTGCTGGCCCGTGCCGAGTTTGCCGCTCTAAAAGCCCAGGTCAATCCCCATTTTCTTTTTAACACATTGAGTGTAATCATGTCTTGCTGCCGTTCTAACCCAGAAGAAGCGCGAGAACTGTTAGTGCATTTATCTCACCTTTTACGGCGCAGGTTGAGAGAAAATGATGATTTTGTTCCCCTGCGGGAGGAGCTGGAGGCAATCAATGAATACCTGGCCATTATCAAAGTGCGTTTTGGGGATAGACTCCGGATAAAAATAGCTATCCAGGAAGAAACCATGGATTTTCTTATTCCCGTCTTTTCGGTGCAACCCTTAGTAGAAAATGCTATCAGACATGGGCTTTTAGCGAAAGAAGACAACTGTTATCTGGAATTAAAGGCCTTTCTGAAAACAGATCATACGCTCCAGGTAGAAGTTTATGACAATGGGGTCGGTATTACACCGGAAGTGCTGGAGCGAATTAAGCTGGGAATTAAGTCTTCCAACGGCGGGGTAGGACTCACCAACATTATGCAGCGACTGAAACTGCTTTACGGAGAACGGGGAAGTTGTACCCTCAAAACCGCTGTAGGTGAGGGTACCAGAGCGATCCTTGTGCTTCCCAGAATATGAAGTAAGGAGTGGTACAGTTGGTCTATCGTGTCTTCTTTGCTGATGATGAACCACTTATTTGTAATGAACTTAGGTACATCCTGGAACAGGAACCTGATATAGAAATTGTGGGAGAATGTTATGCAGGAAGTAAGGTTGTTGGAGAAATCAAAAAGTATAAACCCCATGTAGTTTTTTTAGATATCAATATGCCTGGCAGTTCCGGGATAGAAATAGCCAGCCAGCTGGTACAAGAACCATTTCCGCCTCTGGTCATATTTGTAACCGCTTATGAAGAATATGCCATTGCTGCTTTTAAAGTAAATGCTATTGGTTATGTTCTTAAACCCTTTACAGGAGAAGATATTCAAAAGGTATTAAGACAGGTAAGAATCCTCCTGGGGCGTCAGGTTCAGTATACGGACAGATTACAGAAAACTCTAGACATTCTGCAAAATAATAAATTAAAAAGGATACCTGCTGAGAAGGACGGAAAGATTTTTCTCATTGATCCAGAAGAAATTCACGTAATATTAGTTAAAAATAAAATAACCTATATCCAAACACAGCATCATGAATATATATCAAATCAACCCCTGTTGCATCTGGAGGAAAAACTTATCGGGAGTCACTTTTTTCGCTGTCATAGAAACTTCCTGGTGAATCTAAAAAAGGTTAAAGAAATTATTCCCTGGTTTCATGGTACCTATCTTTTAGTTGTTTATGCCAAAGATAAAATGGAGATACCGGTCAGCAGGTACAGGGTAAAAGATTTCAAAGAACTAGTGGATTTATAAAAATGTCCTGCTACTTAGACTAAAATAAGGACTAATCAGCCGTGAAAAATGACCAATCAGGGCAAAATCCTTCATGTTTTCTAAAATATATCTTTTAATAATATTTAGAAAACTATTTTTTAGTGGGGAGGATAATTCATGAAAAAAATAATTGCCCTGATTTTGGTTCTAAGCCTGATCCTTACATTAGCGGTAGGCTGCGGTAGCAGCAGTAATGGGGGTAAGCCGGCAGAGCCTAAGAAAGAACCTGTCTACATTACCATTGCCACAGGTGGCAGTTCCGGACCTTACTTTGCCCTGGGTGGCGCGGTTGCAAAACTGTTTAATGAGAAAATCCCTGGCGCCAATGCTTCGGTACAGTCTACAGGTGCTTCAGCCGTTAATGCTACTCTCCTGGGTGAGAAAAAGGCTGAACTGGCTTTTGCCATGAACGATGTGGTGTCCTATGCTTATACCGGAACCGAAGTATTCAAAGATAAAGGTGCTGTGAAAAATTTACGGGGTTTGGCCGCACTTTATCCTAACTATGTTCAGGTGGTTACTTTAGCAAAAACGGGTATCAAGTCCATTTATGACTTGAAAGGAAAAAGAGTTGGCGTGGGGGCTCCGGGCAGCGGTACGGAAGTCAATGCCCGCCAGATCCTGGAAGCTCACGGTATCACCTATAAGGATATCAAACCTGATTATCTCTCCTATGCTGAGGCCATTGAACAGATGAAAAACGGAGCGGTAGATGCAGCCTTCTTAACCTCAGGCTTGCCAAACTCCAACATTTTGGACCTGTGTACTACCCAGGATGTGAAGATCGTACCTATTGATCCCAAGGCAGTAGAAAAGCTGGCAGAAAAATATCCTTTCTATACCTCTGTACTTATCCCTGGCGGTACTTATGACGATAAAGAAGACGTGCCTACCGCTGCGGTAACTACTATTTTGGTAGTCCGGGAAGATATGAAAGAAGACCTGGTGTACAATATGACCAAAGTCATCTTTGAAAACCTTGATGTTTTAGTAAGTACCCATTCAGCCGCTAAGGATATCAAACTGGAAAAAATTAAGAAAGGGATGCCCATTCCTTTCCACCCAGGCGCGGAAAAATACTTTAAAGAAAAGGGCATCAACTAATTAGAGGCTGTACATCGCTATGCCATTACGAGGAGGGGTATCCATGATACCCCCTCTCCTCATATTCCCAGCATAAACTATAAGATGAGGAGGTTCGGTTGATGAGTAACGTCACTGGCGAAAGGACGCAGACCGAAGCCCAGGTAGAACAAGTCTTAAAAAACTATGATACTGAATCACGTTTTCGTAAATTTACCAGTCATCATGTTACCCGGACAGTAGCTTTTATGGCTATTGCTTTATCCTTATTCCATCTGTACACAGCATGGACAGGACCCTTAGTTACTCTGAAGCATCGAGCTCTCCATACTTCGGTAGTGATGGCCCTGGTTTTCCTTTTATACCCCTTTTCTAAGAAGAGTGCCGGGGATAAGCTGACAGTAGTGGATATTCTGCTGGCTATTCTTTCCCTGGCTACAGGAGCATATATTTTAATAGACTATAATGGAATTGTTTTAAGGGCAGGAATGCCCAATAACACGGATCTCATCTTTGCCTTTATTACGCTGCTCCTGGTTTTGGAGGCTGGACGGCGCATCACGGGAAAAGAATTGGCTATTCTAGCTGTGATCTTTTTAGCTTATGCTTATTTTGGACGTTCCCTTCCGGGAAATCTCCTGTCCCATCGCGGTTATGGAATTAAAGATATTTTGGACTATATGTATCTGACCACGGAAGGTATCTTTGGTATACCCATTGGTGTATCCTCCACCTATATTATTTTATTTATACTCTTCGGCTCGTTCCTGGATAAGTCCGGTATGGGACAATTCTTCAATGATTTGGCCATGGCCCTGGCCGGTACCAGCCGCGGCGGCCCGGCTAAAGTAGCGGTAGTATCCAGCGGTTTTATGGGTTCTATCAACGGCAGCGCTGTGGCTAACGTGGTCACTACCGGGTGTTTTACCATTCCTTTAATGAAAAAGGTAGGCTACAGGCCGGAGTTTGCGGGGGCAGTAGAAGCCGCCGCTTCCGTGGGCGGGCAGATTTTGCCGCCCGTCATGGGGGCTGCCGCCTTTATTATGGCCGAAACCCTGGGCGTGCCATATCTAAAGATAGCCATTGCCGCTGCAGTACCGGCCGTTCTTTATTATCTTGGTATTATTATGATGGTGCATTTACAGGCTTGCAAAAGGGGCCTGCAAGGTATCCCCAAAGAGGAGGTTCCCCGGGTCTGGGATGTTCTAAAATCCCGCGGCCATTTGCTTCTTCCTCTGGTGGGCCTGGTTTATCTTTTAGTTAAGGGTTATACGCCTATTTATGCCGCCTTTTACTCCATCGTCCTCACCGTATTGGTGAGTGCCCTGAAAAAGGAAACACGGATGTCCTTCCGGGATATATTAAAAGCCTTGGAAGATGGTACCCGTACTGCACTGGGTGTAGCCATGTCCTGTGCCATTGTGGGTATCATTGTGGGTGTGGCTACTCTTACCGGTTTCGGACTGAAATTGGCTTCGGCCATTCTCCTTGTGGGGCAGGGGAATCTCTTTATCACCCTGGTTTTAACCATGATCGCTTGTCTGATTCTGGGAATGGGGTTACCATCCATACCGGCTTATATTATTACGGCTACTATGGCCGCTCCGGCCCTGGCCAAGATGGGTGTACCACCTCTAGTGTCCCATATGTTTGTCTTCTATTTTGGTATGCTGGCCAATTTAACGCCGCCTGTAGCTCTGGCAGCCTTCGCTGGGGCAGGCATTGCCGGCGCCAATCCCACCAGTACAGGTATCCAATCTATGAAGCTGGCCCTGGCCGGATTCATTGTTCCTTTTGTCTTTGTATATTCGCCTTCGCTGATGCTGATCAATACTACCTGGCTTGATGCTGTGATGGTGACGATTACTGCTACCATCGGGGTCATTGCCCTGGCTGGAGCGGTGGAAGGCTATTTATTGACTCATGCCAATGCCTTAACCCGGGTACTTTTACTTGTGGGTGCCCTTTGTATGATAAAACCTGGTGTGATCACAGATGTCGTAGGGATAGTGGTTATTGCTGCGGCAGTTCTCCTCCAAAGGATGGAAATAAAAAAGAAACGAGAGATAACAGCCTAGAAAAGAAAGAACCCGGTTATACACAACCGGGTTCTTTTTATGCCAACATTTTTTTCCAATACAATTTTAGAGCTGACCAAAAATATGCTCCCCGGGATAGCTTCTGCAAAGAAAGGCTCACTTTGGTGTTATCGGGAACGAGAAGGGAAAGGTTATAATCTTGGTTCCCGATTTTTAAATGATAAAGGGCATAATGAGAAAGGTAGAAAGGGAGTGAGGTATAGGGTTGGTTGAGGTTTTTATAGACGATAAAGCCGTTCTCCAGGGCATACCTGCCTGGTGAAACATTGGGAACACCTGCCCCGTATGCACGAAATCGTGTCTCTACTAAAACAAATTCCTGGTTCTTCAGGTTGACCCGGAATGTTTCCTCCCAGGGCTGCAGTTCTACGGAGTGACGCCAGGCCAGGCTAAATTCTTCTTTGTCTTTCACCAGTGCAAGAAAATAGCCTTCTGATGTAAGCTGATCACTCAGGACAAGGCAAGTTTGGGGTACAGACAATGACCATATGATTAAGGCACAGGTGAGAAAAAAATAGAACTTATTCTTCATAGTACCCTCCCTTTATCCTTTAATATTACTAAATTTATACTTCGCGGGGGATTTTCCTGCTGATCTATCCCATAAACAAAGAACATAATGTTGGAAAGAAATAAAAGCAGGAGTTTTAAAAGAACTGTCTAATATTGTAGACAGTTCTAAAAACCCTGTTAAGGAAGTGTGTCCAGTGAAACTGCATGATTTGTTAATAGCGGAACCTGTGACCTGTAGAGAAGATGTGACATTAGGAGACGTGGCCCAACTGTTGAACAACGGTAAAGTAAAGACCATACCCATTGTCAAGGAAGATGGTAAAGTCCTGGGCATGGTAACGGGAAAGAGCATTGCCCAGGCTCTTTTAAAAGAAGTCCCCCTGTATACGCCTGCGGTAGGTTTCATTGAAGAAGTGATACAGTTTTCTGGTGAAACCATGCTGGGCAGTGTCTTGGATTATCCTTTGGACCGTTTGGTGGTAGTTGACCAGGACCAGCGATTTCTGGGGGTAATCTCAGAAGAACAGCTCTTTTCCAACCTTTTACGCCAGCGGGACCGTATCATCAGTGAATTAAACGCCATTCTGGACGGCAGCAACAACAGTATTATTGCCATCAATAAAGAAGGCCGGGTTATTGTTTATAATAAGTCGGCAGAGAAGGTTTTAAAAGTACCCACCGGTGAAGCCATCGGTAGGCCTATTGAAGAACTGATACCGTACACCCGTTTACCGGAGATTGTGGTAACAGGGAAACCCCAGATCGGCCAGCGCTTCGTATTTGGTAACTCCACCTTTATCACCAATCGTACGCCCATTGTCAGAAACGGAGAGGTCATAGGCGCTGTAGCCATCTTCCAGGATATTACGGAACTGCAGAATATCATGGAGGAATTGACTCAGGTCAAAGAATACCAAAAAATACTGGAGACCATTCTGGATAATGCTTACGACGGCATCGTGGTGGTGGATGCCAACGGTATTATTACCATGTTTAATAAGGCTTACGCTGAGTTCCTGAAAATTCCCCGGGAAAAAGCCTTAGGAAAGCACGTAACCCAGGTGATAGAGAATACACGGATGCACATTGTGGCCCAGACCGGTAAGGCCGAAATCGGGGATGTCCAGAGAATCCACGGTCACGACATGGTGGCTATGCGCCTGCCTATTGAAAAAGATGGCAAGATTATCGGGGCGGTGGGAAAGGTAATGTTTAAAGATATTAAAGAACTAATAGCCCTGGCCCATAAAGTCAGCAAACTGCAGACAGAATTAGAATACTATAAGGATGTTGTGAAACAATACCAAGGTGCCCGCTTTACTTTTCAGAATATTGTGGGTAACAGTCCCCAGATGCAGGAAATTAAAACCATGGCCATGCGGGTGGCCCGGAACAATTCTACTGTCTTAATCCGGGGGGAAAGCGGAACGGGCAAGGAACTTTTTGCCCATGCCATTCACTATGAAAGCAGCCGCAAAAACGGACCTTTTGTCAAAGTGAACTGTGCCGCCATACCGGAAAACCTTTTGGAGTCTGAATTATTTGGCTACGAGGAAGGCGCTTTTACCGGCGCCAAAAAAGGCGGTAAGATTGGCAAATTTGAACTAGCCAATAAAGGGACGATTTTTCTGGATGAAATCGGCGATATGTCTCTTTCCATGCAGGTTAAACTGCTGCGTGTCCTGCAAGAAAAAGAAATAGAAAGGGTAGGGGGAATTAAACCCATACCTGTAGATGTACGGATCCTAGCGGCCACAAACCGTAACCTGGAAGAATTGATGGAGAAAAATCTCTTCCGTAGTGATCTTTACTACCGGTTAAATGTCGTAGAATTAAAAATACCTCCTTTACGTCACAGGAAGGAAGATATACCTGATCTTATACATTACCTGTTGGAGAAACTTTGTACCAGTATGGGGCACCTGGTTTTACCAATTGATGAAGAAGCTGTGCAGTGTCTGGTGAATTATCACTGGCCGGGCAACATCCGGGAACTGGAGAACGTCTTAGAACGCTGCCTGAACCTGGTAGAAGGCGGTGCCATTAACGTTGTTCACCTGCCTTTCCATATCAGGCGTCCGGAAATTGAGGGAGACGATTCTTCCCTCTTATTAAAAAATCTTTTGGAAGAAACAGAGCGCATGGCCATTATCAAAGCTTTAGAAGTTTGCAAGGGCAATAAAATTAAGGCCGCAAAAATGTTGGGTATCTGCCGTGCGAATATTTATCAAAAAATTGAAAAGTATGGAATTATATAAAAAGTACAATATTATAGATGAATGTCTACAATTATGGACTCATTCACTGAATCCTTTTTCATCAAGGGTTCCGTTGAAAGAATCCTGAACAATCTAAAAAAATAGACACCAACAAGCCTTCCTCCTATCAGAACAAGCCATGATGCGGCTTGCCCGTTTCTAGAGATATTGGCATGATACTTGCATTAGTATTAAGTGTACTTGTTTTAGAAAAATCATCGTGGAGAAAGGAGGATAGCGACAAAGGCACCCTTACATTACCCTGAGAGATAATATAAGGAGGTTGGTGTAAACTATGGTACTTGGCATTATTTTATCACTTATTCTCTTAACAATTATTGCTTATCGTGGCTTTTCAGTTATTTTGTTTGCTCCCGTTTGTGCTCTCGTGGCTGCAGCTACGGCAGGACTCCCACTGCTACCTACTTATACTGAAGTTTTTATGGTTAAAGCAGTGGGATATGTTAAAAACTTCTTTCCCATATTCCTGTTAGGTGCTGTTTTTGGAAAGGTTATGGAGGAAACAGGCGCAGCCAAAGCTATAGCCCACTGGATTACTTTAAAACTGGGACCAGCTAAGGCGGTGACTGCCGTTGTCCTGGCCTGTG
This window harbors:
- a CDS encoding TRAP transporter permease, which produces MSNVTGERTQTEAQVEQVLKNYDTESRFRKFTSHHVTRTVAFMAIALSLFHLYTAWTGPLVTLKHRALHTSVVMALVFLLYPFSKKSAGDKLTVVDILLAILSLATGAYILIDYNGIVLRAGMPNNTDLIFAFITLLLVLEAGRRITGKELAILAVIFLAYAYFGRSLPGNLLSHRGYGIKDILDYMYLTTEGIFGIPIGVSSTYIILFILFGSFLDKSGMGQFFNDLAMALAGTSRGGPAKVAVVSSGFMGSINGSAVANVVTTGCFTIPLMKKVGYRPEFAGAVEAAASVGGQILPPVMGAAAFIMAETLGVPYLKIAIAAAVPAVLYYLGIIMMVHLQACKRGLQGIPKEEVPRVWDVLKSRGHLLLPLVGLVYLLVKGYTPIYAAFYSIVLTVLVSALKKETRMSFRDILKALEDGTRTALGVAMSCAIVGIIVGVATLTGFGLKLASAILLVGQGNLFITLVLTMIACLILGMGLPSIPAYIITATMAAPALAKMGVPPLVSHMFVFYFGMLANLTPPVALAAFAGAGIAGANPTSTGIQSMKLALAGFIVPFVFVYSPSLMLINTTWLDAVMVTITATIGVIALAGAVEGYLLTHANALTRVLLLVGALCMIKPGVITDVVGIVVIAAAVLLQRMEIKKKREITA
- a CDS encoding DUF1850 domain-containing protein; the protein is MKNKFYFFLTCALIIWSLSVPQTCLVLSDQLTSEGYFLALVKDKEEFSLAWRHSVELQPWEETFRVNLKNQEFVLVETRFRAYGAGVPNVSPGRYALENGFIVYKNLNQPYTSLPFYLSHYALYHLKIGNQDYNLSLLVPDNTKVSLSLQKLSRGAYFWSALKLYWKKMLA
- a CDS encoding sigma-54-dependent Fis family transcriptional regulator, which codes for MKLHDLLIAEPVTCREDVTLGDVAQLLNNGKVKTIPIVKEDGKVLGMVTGKSIAQALLKEVPLYTPAVGFIEEVIQFSGETMLGSVLDYPLDRLVVVDQDQRFLGVISEEQLFSNLLRQRDRIISELNAILDGSNNSIIAINKEGRVIVYNKSAEKVLKVPTGEAIGRPIEELIPYTRLPEIVVTGKPQIGQRFVFGNSTFITNRTPIVRNGEVIGAVAIFQDITELQNIMEELTQVKEYQKILETILDNAYDGIVVVDANGIITMFNKAYAEFLKIPREKALGKHVTQVIENTRMHIVAQTGKAEIGDVQRIHGHDMVAMRLPIEKDGKIIGAVGKVMFKDIKELIALAHKVSKLQTELEYYKDVVKQYQGARFTFQNIVGNSPQMQEIKTMAMRVARNNSTVLIRGESGTGKELFAHAIHYESSRKNGPFVKVNCAAIPENLLESELFGYEEGAFTGAKKGGKIGKFELANKGTIFLDEIGDMSLSMQVKLLRVLQEKEIERVGGIKPIPVDVRILAATNRNLEELMEKNLFRSDLYYRLNVVELKIPPLRHRKEDIPDLIHYLLEKLCTSMGHLVLPIDEEAVQCLVNYHWPGNIRELENVLERCLNLVEGGAINVVHLPFHIRRPEIEGDDSSLLLKNLLEETERMAIIKALEVCKGNKIKAAKMLGICRANIYQKIEKYGII